The following are from one region of the Trueperaceae bacterium genome:
- a CDS encoding ABC transporter permease, with protein sequence MIWNLALHSLRHRPLRTFLTATGIAIAVGSMVVFLSLGEGLRRAFASELSNIGAELQISYGSFETSGFGGVPELPLDLLDDVEAAAEPFGVTKVVPLILYVRGGFTASSSFAFQGLPADVDVASIYPGYQVVEGDGIGPDDAGRNVAVVGVQAAERSNLAIGDVLRLSSDATFEIVGLAEDGGGFLSNGIVVPLSSLQTAIQSPDRVSFLVVDLEDPSRADEAAAALEERFPELGVQTAGDVLSVIERGIRITDVVRLGISAIALIVGAIAVANTVLMSVFERTREFGVVRAVGARPRFLFGVVLAESVLLSLVGGAAGVALGRGGAWAVNLVSADLIGLDVAAVTLRLVAFALLVALAMGLLSGLAPSARAARIQIADAVSQGG encoded by the coding sequence TTGATCTGGAACCTCGCGCTGCACTCGCTGCGCCACCGCCCGCTCCGCACCTTCCTCACCGCTACCGGCATCGCCATCGCCGTCGGATCCATGGTCGTCTTCCTCTCCCTCGGCGAGGGGCTCCGCCGCGCCTTCGCCAGCGAACTCTCGAACATCGGCGCGGAACTGCAGATCAGTTACGGCTCGTTCGAAACGAGCGGGTTCGGCGGCGTCCCCGAGCTCCCCCTCGACCTGCTCGACGACGTCGAAGCGGCCGCCGAACCGTTCGGCGTCACGAAGGTCGTGCCGCTCATCCTGTACGTGCGCGGCGGCTTCACCGCGTCGAGCTCGTTCGCCTTCCAGGGCCTCCCCGCCGACGTCGACGTCGCCTCGATCTACCCCGGCTACCAGGTCGTCGAGGGCGACGGCATCGGCCCCGACGACGCGGGACGCAACGTCGCGGTCGTCGGGGTCCAGGCGGCCGAACGCTCGAACCTGGCGATCGGGGACGTGCTGCGCCTCAGTTCCGACGCGACCTTCGAGATCGTCGGGCTCGCCGAGGACGGCGGCGGCTTCTTGAGCAACGGCATCGTCGTCCCCCTCTCGTCGCTCCAGACCGCCATCCAGAGCCCCGACCGCGTGAGCTTCCTCGTCGTCGACCTCGAGGACCCCAGCCGCGCCGACGAGGCGGCCGCCGCCCTCGAGGAGCGCTTCCCCGAGCTCGGGGTGCAGACCGCCGGCGACGTGCTGTCGGTCATCGAGCGCGGCATCCGCATCACCGACGTCGTCCGCCTCGGCATCAGCGCCATCGCATTGATCGTCGGCGCGATCGCCGTGGCGAACACGGTGCTGATGAGCGTCTTCGAACGCACCCGCGAGTTCGGGGTCGTGCGCGCCGTGGGCGCCCGCCCCCGCTTCCTGTTCGGGGTGGTGCTCGCGGAAAGCGTGCTGTTGTCGCTCGTCGGCGGCGCGGCCGGCGTCGCGCTCGGGCGCGGCGGGGCGTGGGCGGTCAACCTCGTCTCCGCCGACCTGATCGGCCTCGACGTCGCCGCCGTCACCCTCCGCCTCGTCGCGTTCGCCCTCCTCGTCGCGCTCGCCATGGGGCTCCTCTCCGGCCTCGCGCCCTCGGCGCGGGCCGCGCGGATCCAGATCGCCGACGCGGTCTCGCAGGGAGGCTGA
- a CDS encoding DMT family transporter: MSASRSAADAMPSAATVTAVLVAVVAAISLGAIFARLADAPGAVVALWRMAFASVLILPAGLRGLRRAPPTAASLRPALLAGLLLGVHFATWLTSLAYTTVAASVTLVTTVPIWVALARWWGGTPPTRGVLVGLVLAIGGGVAIGVGDLQGGSAPLLGDALALLGAWSAAGYFLLGRRAQRAGLSTSGYATIAYLVAALVLIPLPAVLGAPYLDWPAATWGWILLMALAPQLVGHGGLNWANRHLDPTVVATVTLLEPIGAGVLAWLLFTEIPGVGVLLGAPVLLSGVALVVRHRRREGPGAAHPAP, encoded by the coding sequence GTGAGCGCCTCGCGCAGCGCGGCGGACGCGATGCCGTCCGCCGCCACCGTCACGGCGGTCCTCGTCGCCGTCGTCGCCGCCATCAGCCTCGGTGCGATCTTCGCGCGCCTCGCCGACGCGCCGGGCGCCGTCGTGGCGTTGTGGCGCATGGCGTTCGCCTCGGTGCTGATCCTGCCCGCCGGCCTGCGGGGCTTGCGGCGCGCCCCGCCGACCGCCGCCAGCCTCCGCCCCGCCCTCCTCGCCGGCCTGCTGCTGGGGGTGCACTTCGCGACGTGGCTGACGTCGCTCGCCTACACGACGGTCGCCGCCAGCGTCACCCTCGTCACGACGGTCCCGATCTGGGTGGCGCTCGCGCGCTGGTGGGGCGGGACGCCGCCCACGCGCGGCGTTCTGGTGGGGCTCGTCCTCGCGATCGGTGGGGGCGTCGCGATCGGGGTCGGCGACCTGCAGGGCGGCAGCGCCCCGCTGCTGGGCGACGCCCTGGCGTTGCTCGGGGCGTGGTCCGCGGCGGGGTACTTCCTGCTCGGCCGGCGCGCGCAGCGCGCGGGCCTGTCGACCTCGGGCTACGCGACGATCGCCTACCTCGTCGCCGCCCTCGTTTTGATCCCTCTGCCCGCCGTGCTCGGCGCGCCGTACCTCGACTGGCCGGCCGCCACGTGGGGCTGGATCCTCCTGATGGCGCTCGCCCCGCAGCTCGTGGGGCACGGCGGCCTCAACTGGGCGAACCGGCACCTCGACCCGACGGTCGTGGCGACCGTGACGCTGCTCGAACCGATCGGGGCGGGCGTCCTCGCCTGGCTCCTGTTCACCGAGATCCCGGGGGTGGGGGTGCTGCTCGGGGCGCCGGTCCTGTTGAGCGGCGTAGCGCTCGTGGTGCGGCACCGGCGGCGCGAGGGGCCGGGCGCCGCCCACCCCGCCCCCTGA
- a CDS encoding ABC transporter ATP-binding protein: MLRAEQLVRTYATPAGPVHALQGVDHAFAPGRVTAVMGPSGSGKSTLLNLLAGFDRPDAGHVRLDDLALDALSETRLAALRLRHFGFVFQASNLISVLPARANVAFPMGLAGVPANERLVRADALLGRFGVAHRGGALPAKLSGGERQRVALARALANDPQVVFADEPTGNLDRASGREVIDALREVAADGRTVIVVTHDAAVADAADVTLAIADGAITSVVGADAGEAA; the protein is encoded by the coding sequence ATGCTGCGCGCCGAGCAGTTGGTCCGTACCTACGCCACGCCCGCCGGCCCGGTCCACGCCCTCCAGGGCGTCGACCACGCCTTCGCGCCGGGGCGCGTCACCGCCGTCATGGGGCCCTCGGGGTCCGGCAAGTCGACGCTGCTGAACCTGCTGGCCGGCTTCGACCGGCCCGACGCGGGGCACGTCCGCCTCGACGACCTCGCCCTCGACGCGTTGAGCGAAACGCGCCTCGCGGCGCTCCGCCTCCGGCACTTCGGGTTCGTCTTCCAAGCGTCGAACCTCATCTCGGTGCTGCCCGCCCGCGCGAACGTCGCCTTCCCGATGGGGTTGGCCGGCGTCCCGGCCAACGAGCGGTTGGTGCGCGCCGACGCGCTTCTGGGGCGCTTCGGGGTCGCGCACCGCGGCGGGGCGCTGCCCGCGAAACTCTCGGGCGGGGAACGGCAGCGCGTGGCGCTGGCGCGCGCCCTCGCGAACGACCCGCAGGTCGTGTTCGCCGACGAGCCGACCGGCAACCTCGATCGCGCCAGCGGCCGTGAGGTGATCGACGCCCTCCGCGAGGTGGCGGCCGACGGCCGGACGGTGATCGTCGTGACGCACGACGCCGCCGTCGCCGACGCCGCCGACGTCACCCTCGCCATCGCCGACGGCGCCATCACGTCGGTCGTGGGCGCCGACGCCGGCGAGGCGGCGTGA
- a CDS encoding DUF423 domain-containing protein — protein MSGGVPPAPRWAAVGALLAGAGVALGAFGAHALEPVLSEARLATFDTAVRYQTVHGVALLATAPLGAAARPARPWLLAGTVVFAGALYALVATDVSAFGAVAPVGGVALILGWALLAWRLLRTRTPARP, from the coding sequence GTGAGCGGCGGCGTGCCCCCCGCGCCGCGCTGGGCGGCGGTCGGGGCGCTGCTCGCCGGCGCCGGCGTGGCGCTCGGTGCGTTCGGGGCGCACGCCCTCGAACCGGTCCTGAGCGAGGCGCGCCTCGCGACGTTCGACACCGCGGTGCGCTACCAGACGGTGCACGGCGTCGCGCTCCTGGCCACCGCTCCGCTCGGGGCGGCCGCCCGCCCCGCACGCCCCTGGCTGCTGGCCGGCACCGTCGTGTTCGCCGGCGCCCTGTACGCCCTCGTCGCGACCGACGTCTCCGCCTTCGGGGCGGTCGCCCCGGTCGGCGGCGTCGCGCTGATCCTCGGGTGGGCCCTCCTCGCCTGGCGCCTCCTGCGCACCCGCACCCCGGCCCGTCCGTGA
- a CDS encoding DUF4115 domain-containing protein has product DDGPDAAVRDDADAPPRAARPRRTPAGRPGPRSPGPRAAPRPSGGALAAALRAAGPMLATVVVAGVVIGTAVWGFNQLLFDPAPPTATADATTDAPADAPADAPAPSAPDAPAATDPAGPDVLAAPDGGVAEGLAGAADDVALSVTTDPPGARVSVDAFALPGVTPLQNVPITARAERTLRIERDGYLPVETTLAFDRDREVVVTLEPEPDAPPPEASGEAGTIRVVVEEASWLEAYQSTARGEGERLAYTTAQPGDTFTFERPVYLHVGNAGGLEVLVDGEPLVPTLGSRGAVTGRAFPEDAP; this is encoded by the coding sequence GACGACGGACCCGACGCCGCCGTCCGGGACGACGCCGACGCCCCCCCGCGCGCCGCCCGCCCCCGCCGCACCCCGGCGGGCCGCCCCGGCCCGCGCAGCCCCGGCCCCCGCGCCGCCCCCCGCCCGTCGGGCGGCGCGCTCGCCGCGGCGCTCCGCGCGGCCGGCCCGATGCTCGCGACCGTCGTCGTCGCCGGCGTCGTCATCGGCACCGCCGTGTGGGGCTTCAACCAACTGCTGTTCGACCCCGCCCCGCCCACCGCGACCGCCGATGCGACCACCGACGCCCCCGCCGACGCCCCCGCCGACGCCCCCGCCCCGAGCGCACCCGACGCGCCCGCGGCGACGGACCCCGCCGGCCCCGACGTCCTCGCCGCCCCCGACGGCGGCGTCGCCGAGGGCCTCGCGGGCGCCGCCGACGACGTCGCCCTGAGCGTCACGACCGACCCGCCGGGCGCCCGCGTCAGCGTCGACGCCTTCGCACTGCCCGGCGTGACGCCGCTGCAGAACGTCCCGATCACCGCCCGCGCCGAGCGGACGCTGCGCATCGAACGCGACGGGTACCTCCCGGTCGAAACGACGCTCGCCTTCGACCGCGACCGCGAGGTGGTCGTCACGCTCGAGCCGGAGCCCGACGCGCCGCCCCCCGAGGCCTCCGGCGAGGCCGGCACGATCCGCGTGGTCGTCGAGGAGGCCAGCTGGCTCGAGGCCTACCAATCCACCGCCCGCGGCGAAGGGGAACGCCTCGCCTACACCACCGCCCAACCGGGCGACACGTTCACGTTCGAACGCCCCGTGTACCTGCACGTCGGCAACGCCGGCGGGCTCGAGGTGCTCGTCGACGGCGAACCGCTCGTGCCGACCCTCGGCTCGCGCGGCGCGGTCACCGGCCGCGCCTTCCCGGAGGACGCTCCTTGA